The Synechococcus sp. MVIR-18-1 region GAAGTTTGACTTCGATCTCGGATGGTTAAACAGGTATGAATTAAACCATCACCAACGAGATCTGGGTATCGATTCGCAATAGCCGAATCCACTCTCTGACAATCTGAAATCGCTCGTTCACGCGCACCCGGTACTGAACTGGAGTAATCAAAACGGATTACAACGGGGATAGGTAGATCATGCAAAACATTTAAACCTTTGAAAATTTTCACGCCAACGTCCAAATCTGGAGCCCCTTCTTCGACGGTATCTAGGTGGGCAAAATAAGTGAGATTTCGTAAATGAACTTCTTTAAAACCGATTCCTACACCAATAAAACGTTCCGCATGGCCAGCATCTGGATAGGGACCACCATGAAGCTCAGATACATAATCAATTTGAGAAATATTATTGGCCAATAAGCGAGACAATAAAGACACCATTCCCGAGTCCATCGCCCCGGGAGCACCAGATTCAACAGCTTCAGCGATTTGAATCAAGGCTTGATCGGGAGACATCGTTGACGTTGCCTCATACAGATCTTGAGCTGACACCCAACGATCCAACTGAGTTGAACTATCGCTTGCGGGTGGATGAACCCTGATTGCATCGGTATCGGTATCGAGTCCAATCAATAACAAATCAACGGAAGCACCACAACAAAAGCTATTTTCAACAGCTTGTCGGAAATCAAGCAGTCGCTGATATCCAGCGGAGGCAGCCAATTTGTCATCACTTCCATGGGCAGCACAGCCCTGATGGCTTGGATCCAAGGAGCTGAAGTGATAGGTCACAACCTTGAGATAACGGGTGTCTTGGCTGACAGCGTTAGGGATGGACTCGCGATAACGCCGATGTTCTGTTTTGACCCATCGGTTGACGGTATTTTCAACATCAAACATGGCTCCGGCATGGCTCCGGCGACGCACTGAACTGAACGGAATCCGTAAGGCGTAAGCAATGGAATGAGCCAGCCGACCATCCGCACAAGGTGTCACATCGAGGAGATGGAAACCGCAATCAAGAAGGAAGCGCTCAAACGTCTTTGCCGCTTCACTCCCTGAAGAGGCCGCGAGAGGATCGTTCTGAAAAAAGCAATCACTAAAAACACGGTGCGACTCAAAAACGCACCATGCATAAAGCGCTCTCATATCTAATGGACGTACCCAAGCACGCTCAAGAATGTGCTTGGGCAGGTCAAAACCAAGTTCACGACAGGCTAGTAGCTGTGCCTGATCGATAAAATCAGCGTGATGTTGAAGCGCTGAAATCTTTTGGAGAACAGGAACAATTCTTTCGAAGCGCCCTTTAACTTCCAGCTCGTAAGCCCGTAAATGGTCATTAGCAACCGAATCGGTTAAAGGATGCAGGCGTTTGGAGCCTGGACGGTTGGATGTTGGACGGTTGGATATTGGACGGCTAGACCTTGAGCGATTCGAACTGCTCGACATTGCAATTGACGTCTTTTGATCGCGACGCACCCAGCCGGGCTGTTGCGGCACCGAACGCCTGCTGTCTTGGCTTGTCCTGACGCGACCGGCACCTAGCGTGCCTTGAGCCAAAACAGCTGCCTTGCCCGATGTTGTCAGCGCTCTCCGTCTTTCAAGGGAGGCAGCACGGGCTGAAAGCGAATTGGAATCAGCTTGCTTGGGCTCAGAGGAAACAGAAGACTCAGCTCTCTCTTGTTGCAGCTGACGTCGTGTAGGTGCGGAGGGAGACAGAGGTCGCCCTCCGCGGGAGGGCACAGAGCGGACCATCAGGCGATCAGCCCCGCGCTCCGCCGGAGACGGTAATCAGTGAACCCTTTGAGGTACTGCCACTGGAACCCGTCACACGACTTTCAGGCCATTCAGACTGCTCGTTGCGCTTTCGTTCGAACGGAGGCATAGCTTCCCTCCCACCGGAGCGGCTTGGATTACGACGACGCGCGGAGACGCCTTCCGTACCCGTCACATGCTCGCCCCGATCCCAGTCGTCACCTGTAACTTTGGTGGAAGAGCCTTCTCCGGTGACCCGGGAGGCTGGTTCCTGCACAGCGACTTCAACCTCAGGGGTGGTGGGTTGAAATTGACGCTGGCCTTTGCTTTGGCTGTGACGCTCCTGAAATTCGCGATTATCGAATCGGAATTGTTCCGTGCCGGTGATTTTGCCACCGGCCAAATCAAAAGGGCCTGTTATGCGGCTGCTGTCTTCGTAAGCCGTGCCGGTAACACCTTTGCTGATCTCACGCTGTTGCTGCGCAGCCCGGGCAGGAGAAACCACGCTGAATCGAGTCCAGCTCGACCCTTCTGGCGATTGACCATGCGTCTCTGTTCCTAGAGGTGCCTCAGCACCACAAGCAGATGAGAGCTGATCAGCACCGATATAAGGCGTACCTGTTACGGCTTCACAAGCGCCGCGTTCGCCGCCTGTCATCACCCCTCCAATGCCTGGTTGCAGGCCTGTCATTGGGGAGGAAGGTGTCCCGGGGCGGACAGGAGTCCGTTCGCGGATCGCCTGAACCGCTGAGTTTCCGCAGTAATTGCCGGCTTGCTCGAGACCTGCGTAGGGAGTCCCCGTCACGGCTTTGCACGTACCGGGTTCGTCTCCTGTTACACGCTCCGACCGTCCAGTTTGGGTTCCACTCACTACAAGGTTGCGGTTGGTGACGCTGAAACCAACTTTGGGAGCTTCTGCTTCTTGCTTGGAACCACAGAAAGTAGAGAACTGTTCAGAACTCAGGTACTGATTGCCAGTGACGCGGTGGCAAGAACCAAATTCATCACCAGTTACCGCCGATGACCGGCCAACAAGAGTGCCAGTAACACCTGTACCAGAAAGAGTTTCGGATAAACCAACCTTGGTGGCTGGGCGTCCTTCGGGCAAAGGATCAGACCCGAGATATTGATCACCCGTCAGGCTGCGGTTTGCACCGGCCTCGTTACCAGTGACATTGGAGGACTGGCCAACCATGACACCACTAATGGGTCTGCCCTGTTGGCTTTTGCTGTGACCAACTTTCCGAGGTGATGGGGTCGTGCCACCGCAATAGGCAGCGCTTTGATTCGCCGAGATGTATTCAGTACCTGTCACGCTTTTGCAGGTGCCGGGCTCATCCCCAGTCACTTTCTCCGAGCGGCCAACTTCATTACCTGTGACCCGATTGCCATGGGTGGTGGCAGACACACGAACCTTGGCAGGGGTCGTTGGTGTTGGAGCGCTCTGACAGAAGGTCTGGAACACCTCAGCACCGAGATATTCAGTGCCAGTAATCGAACGACATGTGCTGGCTTCGTTGCCCGTCGTCTTGACAGAACGATTCGCCTGAGTACCGGTCACGGTCTGACCTCCAGTGGTCTCTGACTCACCGACCTTCCAGTGAGCATCAGCGGAGGCGGCTTGCTTGGATCCGTTGCGATTCGGGCCTGTTGGACGTGTGACTCCGGCGCTTTGCTTGCTACGAGCTCCGGACTTCGCACGCAGCTCACGCACTTGCTGAGCCAGCTCCCGGCTGGTGAGATCAGGATTCGCCTGACGGGCTACCGCAGCAGCGCTTGTGGGTTGTTTACCGGCTGTCTTCCCATGTTTAGACATCGCTTCACGACGGGCTAACACGAGAGCGCGGCTGGGATTATCGATGGCACGTCGCTTTGGAGCCTTGCTGCGGCGGGAGGAACTCTTGGTTGAGAGGTCAACAGATACGGCCTGACGACTCAAACGAGTTGGTGTTTCAGCTGCAGCACTACCTCCACAACCACAATCTTTCTGGCTGACTGAGGGGGCTGTTGTGGATGTTGTTGTCGCTGTTTTGCGAGCGACCTCAGCTCGATTTCTATCTTTAGTGGTATCTGCTGATTTCCCACGACGTGAAAGGGCTTCTCTGCGAGCCACCACGAGCTCACGACTTGGGTGACTGACAGGTTTCACCCGAGAACGATGGGAACTGGAAGAAGCGGTCAGTGATTGATGTTTTGGTCGCTGAGTAGCGACGGGGGTTGCGGCTTGAGAACGAGCTGCCGGAATTGGATCTGCGTTGGTGCGCGTCTTACGGGCATCGTCGGCCGACCGAACGCGATTCGCACCTGCTGAAACAGCAACGGATGCCTTTTTGCCAGCAGTCGTGAGGGCCTTACGGCGCTCGAGTGCTAGTTCGCGACTAGAAAGTCTTGCCATGTCCGCCCGAGAATGTCGTCGTGAGTTGAAGGGAGCAAGTCCCTACAGGAAAAGTTGAGCCCTGATCAAGCCAGGGCTCGAAATCGTGAAGCCGAAAGATCAGCGTCCTTCGAAAACCACGAAGCAGGAACCTTGGCCCTGGGTGTAGGCGTCGTAGCCAACGATGCGAACGTGATGGTCGGGGTATGCACGATGGCAAGCCTCGAGTTCACTCACAACAACGTTGAGATCCTTCTCACCGAAGAACGGGAGCTTCCAATAGGACCAGTAAGTGGCCATGGAATTGGAAGGATGGACGTGCTCAACGAGCGGGCTCCAACCTTGGGCAATGATGTAAGCGATCTGGTCATAGATCTCGTCCTGGGTCATCGGCGGAAGGAAGCCGAATGTCTCCAGGGTGGCGACTGTTTGGTAGTCACCCACGGTGCTCTGAAAAGGCATGGGGATCACGCTTTAGAAAAATGTTTTGGCCGGATCAAATATTTCCGGCCGGAGTCATATCGAGGTTCGGTTAAGGGGTGAACAAGTCACCCCTTGCACCGATCACTGAACGTCGTGCTTGTCGACGGTGTCGAACTCAAACTTGATCTCCTTCCAGGTCTCGAGAGCGATGGCCAGCTCAGGGCTGTGCTTACCGGCTTCCATAAGGATGTCGCGGCTTTCTTTCTCGATCTCACGACCCGCGTTGCGTGCCTTGACGCAGGCCTCGAGGGCCACACGGTTGGCAGCAGCACCAGCTGCGGAGCCCCAGGGGTGACCGTGGGTACCACCACCAAACTGAAGGACGGAGTCGTCTCCGAAGATGGCAACCAGTGCTGGCATGTGCCAAACGTGGATACCGCCGGAAGCAACGGCGAACACACCAGGCATGGAACCCCAGTCCTGATCGAAGAAGTTGCCGCGGCTGCGATCTTCAGGAACGAAGGATTCGCGGAGTTGGTCGATATAGCCGAGGGTGGTCTGACGATCACCTTCCAACTTGCCGACCACGGTGCCGGTGTGGAGTTGGTCACCACCTGACAAGCGCAAACACTTAGCGAGAACGCGGAAGTGAATGCCGTGCTTGGGGTGACGGTCAATCACAGCGTGCATGGCACGGTGAATGTGCAGCAACATGCCGTTGGCGCGGCACCACTTCGACAAACCAGTGTTGGCTGTAAAGCCACCAGTGATGAAGTCGTGCATGATGATCGGCTGATTGAGTTCTTTAGCGAACTCAGCGCGCTCATACATCTCTTCGGGAGTGTTAGCAGTCACGTTGAGGTAGTGACCCTTGCGCTCGCCCGTTTCCTGTTCAGCAATCTTGATGGCTTCCGCAACGAATTCGAAGCGGTTCTGCCAGCGCTGGAAAGGCTGAGAGTTGATGTTCTCGTCGTCTTTGGTGAAGTCCAGACCGCCGCGAAGGCACTCATAGACAACACGGCCGTAGTTCTTACCGCTCAAGCCAAGCTTTGGCTTGATGGTGCAACCCAGAAGAGGGCGGCCGTACTTGTTCATCCGGTCACGCTCAACGGCAATACCGTTTGGCGGGCCTGCGCAGCACTTGATGAAGGCAATCGGGAAGCGAATGTCTTCCAGACGCAGGTGGCGCAGAGCTTTGAATCCGAACACGTTGCCGACCAGAGAGGTCAGAACGTTGGTGATTGAACCCTCTTCGAACAAGTCGAGGGGGTAAGCGATGAAGGCATAGAAGGCTTCCTTGTCACCAGGAACGTCTTCGATGCGATAGCAACGCCCTTTGTAGAAGTCGAGATCGGTGAGGAGCTCGGACCACACAGTGGACCAGGTACCAGTTGAAGATTCAGCGGCAACAGCAGCTGCAACTTCTTCTTTGGGGACACCTTCTTGGCCGGTGCACTTAAAGCAGGCCAGCAGGTCGGTGTCTAGGGGAACGTAATCGGGAGTCCAGTAAGTGTCCCTGTACTCCTTGACGCCAGCGTCGTACTTCTTGCTCATGGATTAATTCCGTTAAGTCGGTAAGAGAAATGAGAGGCGCAACCCCATCAAGGGGTTAGCGGCTGATCTCAGTCCTTCTGTCCGAGGAAGTTGCCGTTGCCGAGTGCTGGCTCAACTTCGCGGTGAGGGCGAGCAATGATGTGCGCCGCCACGAGGCCGTCGCCAACACGTTCGCAAGCGTCTGCACCTGCACGCACAGCTGCGTTCACAGCACCTGTTTCGCCACGCACCAAAACTGTGACGTAGCCACCGCCGACGAATTCACGACCAATCAGGCGCACTTCAGCAGCCTTGGTCATTGCATCAGCTGCTTCGATCGCTGGGACCAGGCCGCGTGTCTCGATCATGCCGAGAGCGATACCCATGGTTTCGTTAGCCATTGCCTACCGAGTAAGGGGGGTGGAATGTTCGGGGATGACATTGGTCTGCCAGAGGCCAACTCGTCAAGCGGTTTGGGGGCTTTGCAAGATCATTGTCCATGCTGAACCTCATAAGCAATACTGATCAGCCTTGCCTGGACTGATCTGAAGCCCTGTGCGGGTTCGAGTGAGCACACCAACACAAGCGGTAGGCAAGGGCCCTAAGACCCCATAACTTTCCCCACGAAGCAAAGCTTTCGCGTAAGCGGAGTGGAATGTTCAACCCCTGCTGAGCTTCATTTTCGAATCTGATCGATATTTTTACCCTTACCCCACACAATGGGACTCACTCGATCCCCTTCAGTGCTCAACCTGACGATTGCCAGTGGCAATCCACACAAAGTTGCTGAAATAGAGGAGATGCTCGGGCCTCTCCCTCTCAATGTGCTGAGACAGCCTGCCGAGCTGGACGTTGAAGAGACAGGTACCACCTATCTCGAAAATGCTCTCCTCAAGGCTTCTGCGGCCGCACAGCTAACGGGAAACTGGGCTCTTGCTGATGATTCTGGATTGGAGGTTGATGCGCTTAATGGGGCGCCTGGCCTCTACACAGCACGACTCGCGCCCACGGATAACGAGAAAATATCCAAGTTGCTTCGATCGATGGCTGAGCAGCCTTATCGCAGTGCTCGATTTCGCAGCTCCATGGTTCTTTGTTCCCCTGACGGGGCGTCGATTGAAAGCTCTGAAGGAGTGTGCTGGGGAGAACTCCTCCAACGCCCTGCCTATTCAGGTGGTGGATTGGAGTCACTGTTCTGGCTGCGCGAAACACGATGCAGCTACGGCGAAATGACGGCAGCCCAACTCAGTCGACTGGGAAGCCGCGGAAAAGCAGCAAGAGACATGGCTCCTCGCCTACGTCAGCAGCTAGGGATTCGTTGACCCCCACCTTGATCCTTTGTAAGGATCAGCGGGCTAACCCATCAACGTGACGAACAATTTCGATTGATCGATTCAATCGCGCGCATGGCGGCTGCCGCAGCCTCTTCCACATCACCTTCTCTCCCCGCAAGCGTAAGGCGACCAAACGCTCCAACCGCTTTGACATCCACCAGGGTGATGTTCGAAGACTTCTCAGCCTCATTCGCAGCAATCAGAACATATCCAGCAGGCTCTGTCTCGAGAATGAACATGCTCATTCCGGCTTCGATCATCGAGCCCCTGCGGTTCAGACGATTAATGAGGACGGCATGATCAGGGGTGATGGCACGAATCACTTCGGTCCAACTGACATCGGCGGGGGTTCGTCGGTCGATGGAACTACCAATCGCCTCTAGAACCACATCACCGGAATGAATCACGGTGCTTTGGTCTCGGTGATAAAGAGCCATGGAGCCAAAAGCACGCTCCACCACCATCTGCCCAAGACGAACATTGCTGGCCTTGAGAGCAATATCAGTAACGCGATGCACCGCCATCCCTGGTGAAACTTCCATCCATAAACAGGCATCGCCTGGGATCGGTAAAAAGCCCTGACTCACCGTCCCCATATAGGCAGCGAGTTGGGGTTGAAGAGAATCTAGAAAGACATATGTGCGCAGTTCAATGGACTGCACGTGGCTGTTTTGTCTCAACAACCGTGGGGATTCGCTGTCGGTCGTGACGACACAACTTGCTCCACTCGCCGAGGTGTGTACCTCAGTTCCGGTGACGAGAGCGCTTCCGCCTACTCGCCGCTCCCGGGCATCGAAGCTGGCGAAGCGATTCATTGCGGCGATGTTACCGGAAGGTTGCTCACAAAATTCGTCTCGCGACTTGCATCAGCCAACGGAACCGATACCGTCCGCGCAAATCGGGAGTGCAGCATGGCAGCCAATCAAACCCATAGCCCAGAAACAACCTCCTTGAGTTCTGAGCTCAGCGCCGAGCAAGCGCTGGGAATGATCGGAATGGGCTTAATGCAAAAGCTCAATCAGGAAGGCCCAGGTCGTTGGATTTGGAGCGATGCTGAAGATGGTGGTGCTGCCAATCTTGTTGAGCTGCGCCAGAGACTCGAACTGACATCTCTTGCGATTAAGACAGGGGCTCCACTGAGTACGGCGGAAGTGACCCAATTGCTTGGCATCCGCCCTGGTTCGGAACAAGTTGAAAGGGGAGGCCTACGGGCGAGCCGATTGAGCAGAAACGTGTGGCGTCTCACCCAGATCGGCATGGATTCATCTCAGTCAACAGGTGGATTCGGCGACGATCGTTTCCGTCGTCGCCTTTGAACAGCTCCGTTGATTGCAAGGATTAGGAATCAGCCTTTTCGGGGCCGTCATCCTTTGACGTATCCCGAGAACGGTCATCACTTGAATCCGTTAGCTCTTCAACTTCAAGACAAGCGGTGGTTTCGGCAAGTTGCTCGTGAGCAGCAATCACAGGCGCAGCTTTTGCTTTCAGTTGCTTAGCTGCTTCCTCGAGGGTCATGGTTTTGTTCTGTCTGATCTGACCAACAAACGTTTCGTAAATCGCAACCTGATCGCGATATTCCTTGAGTTGAGCGGTTTGGAGTTCAGTTTCAGCCTGATCAAGCGTGGCGAGAGCTTTTTTTAGCGACGCACCAGCAACCTCAGCGATTGCTTTGCAAACGAGATCGGAGTCTGAGACCACCTCGGCTTGATCTACGACTGCTTTTTTTCCACCGACTGACAGGCCGCCAGTGCCAAACCCAGAGCCAAAACAGCAGGCAAAGCTCGCAAAGACAACATCAGGATATTGGCGTCATTTTCATCGAAATTTAGTCTTCTCCAGCAAATCGGGTCCAACTGGAAATCAACACCGATCCCGAAGAATTTTGTTAAGTCTGAGCACTACGTGATTCTGGCGTCATCGTGATGGATAGGAACCTGGCTTAAAAGCGATGAGCGTGAATCTGCTCAAGGAAACAGGACCACGGGAGGTGTTCTGTGGTCTGACCTCGATCGTCTGGCTGCACCGAAGGATGCCTGATGCATTTTTCTTGGTGGTGGGCTCACGCACCTGCGCCCATTTGATTCAAAGCGCTGCTGGCGTGATGATTTTCGCTGAGCCTCGCTTTGGAACAGCGATCCTGAGCGAACGCGACCTTGCAGGCCTCGCCGATGCTCAAGACGAACTGGATCGCGTCGCTCGTGAGCTGCTGGAGCGAAGGCCCGAGATCCGCACCTTGTTTTTGGTTGGTTCATGCCCCAGCGAAGTGATCAAGCTGGATTTGGCGCGGGCAGCAGAACGGCTCAACGATGAGTTGAGAGGCCGAGTGCAGGTCGTGAATTATTCGGGAAGCGGCATTGAAACAACGTTTACCCAAGGAGAAGACGGAGCACTTTCAGCCTTAGTTCCCCTCCTGCCCTCGACAGATCAACGCCAGCTGTTGATGGTCGGAACGCTCGCCGATGCCGTCGAAGATCGCCTCATTCACCTCTTTGGTCGAATTGGCATCGACTCGGTTTGCAGCTTGCCCCCACGCCAGTCCACCGAACTGCCCGCTGTTGGACCAGGGACAACGGTCTTGTTGACGCAGCCTTACCTCACGACAACAGCGCGCTTGTTGCGCGATCGTGGTGCTCGCGTCCTGACAGCTCCCTTCCCTTTGGGCGCGGAAGGAAGCCGCAGCTGGATGGAAGCCGCAGCGAAAGACTTCCAAATCAACGCTGACCAAGTCGCCTCCGTGCTCGATCCTCTGGTAGCTCGAGCCCAAAGCGCTCTTGCTCCGCATCGAGACATCCTTAACGGCAAACGAATTTTTCTGCTGCCGGAATCTCAACTCGAACTTCCGCTCGCTCGTTTCTTGCAAAGAGAGTGCGGCATGGAACTAGTGGAAGTAGGGACTCCCTACTTGAACCGCGAGCAGATGGCTGAGGAGCTCGCGCTTCTCCCTGAGGGCACCACTGTCATGGAGGGACAGCACGTCGAGAAACAACTGGATCGCGTCCGTGCCACTCAACCCGATCTCGTGGTTTGCGGCATGGGGCTTGCCAATCCGCTCGAAGCGGAGGGAATCGCCACAAAGTGGTCGATTGAATTGGTCTTTAGTCCCATTCATGGCATCGATCAGGCCGGAGAACTGGCCGAGTTGTTCTCCCGCCCGCTCAGACGACGCGAACTCATTCGCCAAGCGCTGAACCCGCCCAGTAGCGCCCCTATCGACTCTGACCCTGTTCACGCTTAAAGCCATGCAACTCACCCTCTGGACATACGAAGGACCACCTCACGTCGGTGCCATGCGCATTGCGGCATCAATGGAAGGTGTCCATTACGTGCTGCACGCGCCCCAGGGCGACACCTATGCCGATCTTCTGTTCACGATGATCGAGCGGCGAGATCAACGGCCTCCCGTCACCTACACCACCTTTCAAGCCAGAGATCTCGGCGGTGACACCGCGGAACTGGTCAAGCGCCACGTCAGAGAGGCCGTGGATCGCTTCCAACCCGATGCCCTTCTCGTTGGAGAAAGCTGCACCGCAGAATTAATCCAGGACCAAGCCGGCGCCTTGGCCAACAGCATGGGATTGAGCATGCCGGTCGTGAACCTGGAGCTGCCGGCCTACAGCAAAAAAGAGAATTGGGGTGCAGCAGAAACCTTCTATCAACTGATTCGGACTCTGCTGAAAGATCAGGCTCCTGCTGAACTCACCCATGACCCCAAGGCATGGCAGCAGCAGGGACGTCGTCCCCGCGTGAATCTGCTGGGTCCTTCGCTGCTCGGCTTTCGCTGTCGAGACGATGTCCTCGAGATTCAACGGCTGCTGAGCATGCATGGCATCGACGTGGGAGTGGTCGCTCCGTTGGGAGCCACGGTGGCAGATGTACTTCGCCTTCCAGAAGCCGACCTCAATGTCTGCCTCTACCCAGAGGTCGGGGAATCCAGCTGCGCTTGGCTTGAGCGCAGTTTTGGAATCCCGTTCACCAGCACCGTGCCGATTGGGATCGGCGCAACTCAAGACTTCCTTGTTGAAGTTCACAATTTGCTGGGGATGACACCACCATCCCCCCAGGCGGGGATTCGTCAGTCCAGACTGCCCTGGTACTCGGAATCCGTCGACTCCACCTACCTCACAGGGAAAAGGGTGTTCATTTTTGGAGATGGAACCCATGCCTTGGCAGCAGCACGGATCTGCAAAGACGAGCTTGGCTTTGAAGTGGTTGGCCTCGGCACCTACAGCAGAGAAATGGCTCGACCCGTGCGAGCGGCAGCAAAAGCGATGGGTCTTGAGGCCCTAATCAGTGATGACTACCTCGCTGTTGAGGCAGCGATGGCCGCAGCTGCACCAGAACTGGTGCTTGGCACCCAAATGGAACGGCACAGCGCCAAACGACTGGGCCTCCCCTGTGCAGTGATCAGTACACCGATGCATGTTCAAGACGTGCCTGCCCGCAACAGTCCTCAAATGGGCTGGGAAGGAGCAAACGTGATCTTCGACAGCTGGGTGCACCCGCTGATGATGGGTTTAGAGGAACATCTCATCGGCATGTTCCGGCACGATTTTGAGTTCGTGGATGGGCATCAAAGCCACCTCGGCCATTCGGGAGGCTCTGGAGCTGTTGCAGAAACGGAGGCGGCGGTCAGCACTCTCAAGGACGAGCTTGTCTGGACTGCGGACGGAGAAGCCGAGCTGAAAAAGATTCCCTTCTTCGTTCGGGGAAAAGTACGCCGAAACACCGAAACATTTGCCAAATCCAATGGGCGAAACCAAATCGACAGCGAAACGCTTTATGACGCGAAAGCCCACTTCAGCGCCTAACCACCA contains the following coding sequences:
- a CDS encoding ferredoxin:protochlorophyllide reductase (ATP-dependent) subunit B, with the protein product MQLTLWTYEGPPHVGAMRIAASMEGVHYVLHAPQGDTYADLLFTMIERRDQRPPVTYTTFQARDLGGDTAELVKRHVREAVDRFQPDALLVGESCTAELIQDQAGALANSMGLSMPVVNLELPAYSKKENWGAAETFYQLIRTLLKDQAPAELTHDPKAWQQQGRRPRVNLLGPSLLGFRCRDDVLEIQRLLSMHGIDVGVVAPLGATVADVLRLPEADLNVCLYPEVGESSCAWLERSFGIPFTSTVPIGIGATQDFLVEVHNLLGMTPPSPQAGIRQSRLPWYSESVDSTYLTGKRVFIFGDGTHALAAARICKDELGFEVVGLGTYSREMARPVRAAAKAMGLEALISDDYLAVEAAMAAAAPELVLGTQMERHSAKRLGLPCAVISTPMHVQDVPARNSPQMGWEGANVIFDSWVHPLMMGLEEHLIGMFRHDFEFVDGHQSHLGHSGGSGAVAETEAAVSTLKDELVWTADGEAELKKIPFFVRGKVRRNTETFAKSNGRNQIDSETLYDAKAHFSA